The DNA segment ACCACGGCCTGGTTTAGCCCTCCATGGCCGTGCTCTTCATCTTTCTTCACCCGATCCACCCGTAAGCCCTAGCTCCTCAAAGATCTGATCGGCCCTCACCAAAGCTCGACCAAATCTCGACTCCAGCACCTTGATGCCTCAGTTCTCAGCTTGTACATCCTTTAAAAGCTTAACtctagcagccccttgcacaagaGTCATGGAAAAACGTGAGTACATGTTAAGGGTatgcatattttgtgacaaAACTATGCAAAAACGATGCAATATAATAGATCAAATAATTTCTCATGCGTAAACACACAAATCATTGTATAATGATGTGAAAGATAAGAAAAACAAGATTTAGGGTGTGTCTTTGTGTATACACGTATACACTTGAAACTTTAGAGATATTCGCGTATAACTTGCACCGGAGAGACGGGGAGGGATTTCTTTGCAAACCTTAGAGGATTTTCGAAGGTGAAAAGCTGCTGGAATTCGAAGAAGGCTGGTGGAGGATGATGAAGGGGGTGGCCAAAATAATTATGAGTTGGTTTAGGGGTTTTGAATGtaggttttaataaaataattagtgTATAATGAGCCCTTgattaaaatgatgaaattaaGTAGAATTTTGGGCTTATTATGCATTAAATAATCCAATTAAGCCCAaaaacactcccgaaaaatatttcgtttatataagtttttgaaaatattttccgaACCTTCACAAAGTCATCTAACTTGCTAAAATTTGTGTACcagttaaaaatatgacccgaagagtaaaaatatccaaccaaagcccattttcaaaaatctactttaattacaccatatattaaacaattaaaattaattatttaataaaaatatttttagttaacTGTCaacggtctccgttcctcgttcgaagCCATAATacatgaaactttaataaaccatgaaataaaacacatatacatgcaataatcatgcatttaaagctttaaaataattaaacacatattttagtaaaaccctagattgcatgcagtcaggttacgtcgTTCGAATTTCTAGACCTTAAATTTTGACTGGCACATTAGTTCATGACCATATTGACGAGTAAAACAGTTTTTAAACGTAGACTGGACTAAATCAGTGATCGATTCTTGTTTGACCCGATCGAACTTGTTGGTCCGATCCAGTTTTGAAAATATAGTTAATATACTTTGTCAGAAAAATAACCGATCTATTTGGATGAAAAACTATGGCAATGCTTGTGTATGATGTCATTTCCGACGAACTTATTAAATATTACTATAAGGCCATCTTAATTATGAGAATTCTATTTTACCAATAATTCAAGAATTTATATGCCTCTAAAAGCTTCACAAGAAGTGTTTTTAAAATTGGAAGGACATTTTGGTTATATTATAAAACGATCACGGATACAGTTGAACCAAGCCCATAAACCATTTTAGTGGTCAAATCGGAAAAAATCAGTCAAGAATCGATTGGACATGTCATGAACTGATTAACCGATTAAAAATAGTCCGAAtagtttaatcatttttaatatttttttaaattttgattatttctacactccttaaaaaaattatttcttataattaaaattttatatttttgtaatatatattGTTAGAATCGGTTGGGAGTGAAAATCGTTGaactacaatagctcggttcttgaaatattgaacaccgatgaattaaattgagtttgattttcaaaccaagcgaaagacactcgaaataatctttcgtagaaatcgattaaatattttgtaaagtttttaaatatatgcaagttgaatgagtaaaaaatattttggttgaagcattttatcaaacacttggtatgcaataattttgtatttgaagaacacataaaatacttcaacaatGCACCCTTAAAACaatggaaatgataagtaaatgtaataaacaaataaacacgaatttgtttatggaagttctgagacttcaaatgctcctatgtcaccccttcttccccttgggaaatattcactagaagactttgatttatacaactctttgtacaaactcattcagctaggacttacccactgcctaaactgaactcctagcactcaagattatAGGTAGCACCTCACagtcagcatattgtttaatgtctcatatgcaaagactacatacacaagtttattgtctttgtgcaagactcactcaattaatctttgaagttcaactctcttgtatatgtgtgagtgatcgtgtgtgaggaatttatcaatTACAGTATACatatcaaatgtatcctcaTACAATGGCTTGTGCTATtaactagctgatttcttcatgctaactgctcatgctttgaatcatcttcaaaagctcttgtttgatcttcaagatgttgtatttataagtcacaacaatgatatatacgttagacacaagaatatgatcgtttgaaaagtttttgtactgtttctgaaattgcaacagtcaaattcgccttgctggacattttcccgagtggtcaactctggtcaactggttcagttcaactgatctggttcagtttcagctagtTCAGTTCAActagtctggttcagttcaactggttcagaTGGTCATCAGCTGGtttggttcagttggtcagcagctggttcagttctgTTCAGTTGGTGTACTGAAATCAGCcaagctgatttcagtttgtgcagaaccaaTAGTTTtattgtcatttatcagcatcttaagcttctaTTCAGACTTTGAattttgaagatgatttgtatatcatcgtcttatctttccaacgcacactgaatcgcttcattccaataaacgagctgagagataagatcaaaataccgcaactgttCATACCCAACTGATTGATGTTTTCGTGCAGAATTTAAAAGCAAGANATCATAAGGCTTGAAGGATAAGAACACTATGAATGTTAGTGGAGAAAGTAGGAAAAGTAAGAAAGATAAGagataaagagaaaaaaaagagaCAGAGAAAGTGATAGAATAATCTTAATATCAAAAACCAACCCggttcatgaaaaaatatattactcttatgtcaaaaatattatttttattttataaatatagatcAATTCAACTCGTNttttataaatataaatcaattcAACTCGTCTTAtggatataaatatatgaaactaTCTGAATGTAATGTAAGAAATTTGGTggataatgaaatttttttgtcatATCTAAAATacacttattatttttaaatttctcctcctactttaataattatttttaaatattattcaaaataatccataatttataattttgttttatttctttataataCATATGTTTTTTTAGTAATAATAATTACTTGTTTTTCCAGTTTAATTagattgtaaaaaataaaaatataattaaaatatactataaattattattattatatccaTTATTTTCGATACACAATATGCATGCAAAAATACTAGTTTAAATAGAGTATCTTCCGGGGTATTACatcttaattttatatatatcatgcacGGGATTGGAACTCGACTTATTGGAAAATGAGATGTTACTACAACAATGTATCTAAAGGTAAacatttatcaatatatataatgtCCATTGATTTTAACTGGATCCCACGTATATTATTACATATCTTTTAATAGATGTATAGTTGGTGTAATATTTACTTGAAACTACACATCCTTTCTATGTACaatcaaaaatatttacaaCATTATTATAAGAGCATATTCTAACCCCTTGACATAAAAATTACTATAAAAAgtcattataaattaattttaatataatatctacttttttttacaaaattttttttaatatatataacatatttgATATCTGATGGGCGATAAAttaaagtataaaaaaaatgaggaaattagagaaatgacaaaaaaaaaataatcatgtaaatcattattttcatttataaGTAACATTAATGTAAGCATAAATGTATGATAAAATTTTTGTGATGTATATCTGAATTCGAGCACGGTTCGAAACTAAAAAAATTCTAGAACTTTGGTTGAAATCTCGAAACGTtcgaaatgtatatatatttgttacattaataaaatattaatgttcGCCAGCTGCTCGAAAAacatcgaacaaaataatttttgctCGAGTTCTGTTCGAATATATTAGGAGTCGACTCAAATTCGATAAGTTCAAAGTTCGAGTATGTTAGAACTTTACTCAAATTCGATAAGTTCGAATACGAAGCAAATATTTAACAAGCCAAGGCAATAAGCTCACAAACCGACTCAATTCCTTAGCAATTTTTGTTCGTTGACGAGTGATTCGACTATTGTACTTTGAGATTTCGATAGTTATCtaacacaattaaataattgatgGGACGAGCCATCTATCTATATGGCTATTAGGAACGTTTCACGTGAATCATACCCGCCATTCAAACGAACCTGCCTAAAAATTCTTTTCTGAGGGTTGGATGCATAATTCTTGTTGAAGTTACTGTTCTATACCACACCAGTACCTATCAATATATACGcaaccaattaaccattttcATGGAAACAGATGCAAAATTAAGCTCGTCTAATTCTTTCTTTTACTCCCTCCAACATGTCACCAATCCCACGAGTCGAAATTCTGGCCGGCAGCGGGATAGAATCGATCCCTAAAGAGTATGTCAGGCCTATAGAAGAACTCAAGAACATTGGCGACATTTTCTTGCAAGAGAAACTCAGTGAAGGACCACAAATTCCGACCATTGACTTATCATCGGTTAATGCGATGGACGAAGCAACGCGATTAAAATGTCATGAGGAGTTGAGGGCTGCAGCTATGCAGTGGGGCGTGATGCATCTTGTTAACCATGGGATTTCGGAAGATATCGTGAATCGGGTTAAGGTTGCGGGCGAAGAGTTCTTCGGGTTGCCTATGGAGGAGAAGGAAAAGTATGCCAATGACCAAGCTTCAGGGAACGTGCAAGGGTATGGGAGCAAGCTTGCTAATAATGCTAGTGGGAAGTTGGAGTGGGAGGACTATTTTTTCCATTGTATTTTCCCTGAGGACAAAAGGGATATGTCTATTTGGCCAGCGAAACCTGCTGATTATGTGTGAGTTTTCACTTTTCATGCCTTTTCTTGTTACTCTTCATTCATATTATAAAGAACCAACTACTGATATTTGTTGATAATGTGTGTATTTCCAGGCCAGCGGTAACCGAGTACGCAAAGCAACTAAGAGGGCTAGCAACAACAATATTGTCAGTTCTCTCACTGGGGTTAAAACTGGAAGAACACAGGCTAGAGAAGGAAGTTGGAGGAATGGAGGACCTCATTATGCAAAAAAAGATCAACTATTACCCAATATGCCCTCAGCCGGAGCTTGCCCTCGGTGTCGAAGCTCACACGGACGTAAGTGCCCTCACTTTTATCCTCCACAATATGGTGCCAGGCTTGCAAGTCTTCTATCAGGGCAATTGGGTTACGGCGAAATGCGTCCCGGATTCTATAATCATGCATATTGGGGACACTATTGAGATTTTGAGCAATGGGATGTATAAGAGCATACTTCACAGGGGATTAGTGAACAAGGAGAAAGTAAGGATTTCTTGGGCCATTTTCTGCGAGCCACCGAAGGAAAAGATCATACTCAAGCCTCTGCCGGAGACGATTTCAGAGGCTCAACCGCCGCTCTTTCCGCCTCGCACATTTGCAGAACATATAAAGCACAAGTTGTTCAAGCAAGGTGATGATGGTGCTGGCCACGATCAAGAATCCAAGGAACGCATAGATCTCAAGTTGTTCGAGAAAGGTGATGAGGATGCGGCTCGTGATCAAGAATCCCAGGAACATAGAGATCTCAAGCTATTCAAGAAAGGAGATGAGGATGCTGCTCGTGATCAACAATCCGAGGAAAAAACCAAATAATAAGTTGATTCAAAGTTGAACTTTGTTATTCAAGATCAATTGTTGCGTGTTGTTAATTAATTGCATATATTAATATGTTGATGTGCGAGTATcttgtatcgtattatcgtaaattatatttttattctcgataattcATGATATTTGTCATATTATTGAGTATATGAAGTATATAATTGacaataaaagtgagaaaatgataatgaagattgTATTAATAATTGATTTATGTTTGAAAAGTAAGTTGAATTGCAATTGAGAAGAGACACTTGTTATGGTTTATAGCATAATAATCtgagtattattttaaatgagatgaaatcaatttcattagaaagctaatacatagcactaaaatttttatgttttgagttttgtccaaatccatatgGAAATAGGGGCAAAATCACCTCGAAATGTGTCATGTGTATTGACATTCCTGCACTGACAAATtttaggagaatgagcataactctcaTATCCAATATTAAAATGGAGTGAGGTCAACGACAAATGAAAGTCAAGACATAAATCttcaactttcatgttgacgaCGTTGCTAATTAGAAGTGCAAAATAGAGTTTCGGATAGAACAAAGCGCATACCCGCAAAGGAAGACGTGCGCCAAACTCTGTCAAACTCCTTCCGGACAACATAAGTAGTGGCCACGTGGGATTCTGCGCACCCACTCCCACCGCCTAGTTTTGGACtaattgtaaagaaaattttactCTTTTCcgctttaattaattaattctaatCACAATGTATTAACAATTAAGAGTTAGGGGCACCACACAGTTGATGTTTGAAAAGCTTAATAAATATGGTGGTCGATGATTGACAAATAAATATTGTGGTCGTTAGTGAAAAGATGTGAGAGATTTAATTTGAACCATatgttttatatcaaaattgtctataaataagcTTCATCTATTGTCTTGAAAAACATCCCAAATTGAGAAACATAATAAGCAATTGAGAGAAATTGAGAGCGTATTTGTATAGACTTAGGATAGGAAAATCTTGAATGTGTGATGAGTTctcttgtaatattttctccATAGTATAAAGATTGTTGCTCTCTTTCTCGTAAATATAGGCAAATTGCATAACCACGTAAATTTCTTGTCTCATTTTCTTCATTATTTGCttgcatatataattttctataagATGCATGACACCAAGTTCAAAAAATTGGTATCAGAAATTTGCTTGTAATTTTATCTTGAATTTCAAAGTATGCTCTGTGTTTGTTGCTCTAACCACATCAGAAACAATATTCTTGAGAACATTGCCCAAACTAGGGTTGGTCTTGAACTTGTACAAGATGTTATTGGAACTATGACAAGTACAAAGTTCGAGGTGGAAAAATTTAACGGAGCAAATTTTACCTTATGACCGGTAAAAATGAAGGATCTATTAGTTCATCAAGGTTTAGGGAAAGCCTTAGAAGATAGAGAAAAACTGTAGGAATCTCTATCCGCGGTTGAGAAGGATGAAATCATGTATAAAACACACAGTGCAATATTGTTTTGCTTAGCTGACGTGGTTCTACGAGAAGAAGCCGAAGAAGATACATTAACAAATTATGGTCGAAAATAGAAAGCTTGTATGTGACGAAGTCGCTCACCAATAGACTgtatttgaagaaaatattatacACTATTCAAATACATAGAGGAAAGCTCATCAAAGGCTATGTTCGTTGCCGCTGCTGACacatttattcttttttttttttaaatataattaatatgtgTCAGCTTTCTTGCACCCGCGTAATAACTCACGTGTGTTGACGGCATCACGTGAGGATCCTCTATCATGCAATAACCATCGAGTTCATCATTCACCAGAATCATGCAGAAACGCCAGCATCCTTCACCATTTGGCCCTTGGCAATGCGCCCTATCCCACCACCCCTTGCGGATGTTGGCTTCAAACCCAGAAAACGTACACCCAAAAGAATTCACAGTTGAATTTGAGAGACCCAAAAGAGAGTTCTATTCATCGTACTCTTTTCTACCTAATTACAGAGCATTTATACTAAAATAAAAGCTTAACTGAAAGCACAAAACTAGGAAACCAATTGCGAGTATCTCGCATGATTGCAACAGAAAGATAAAAGAAAGATAACAAGAAAGATAAAGTGTAGCGTGGGTTGTTTCCGCCTTTCACTCGATCGGTGTGCGAGCTTATGCAGCTTAATCTTATCTGGATTATCTGCTCACATTACTCCCCCTAATCCTGACTTGGCTCCAAATCACGAACTCCAAGTAGCTGACGCATGGTGGCTAACTTCACTCCAGACAATACTTGTGTCAATGAATCAGCCCGCTGTTCTCCAGTGTTAACAAACTCCACCACAATCTGCCCCTTCTCAACACATTCTCTGATAAAATGAAACCTTGTATCTATGTGCTTACTACGACCATGAAATACTGGATTCTTCATAAGGGCTATGGCAGATTTTTTatcaacaaacaaagttactgGCTTTGGCCCTATATTGGTTAACTCACCAACAAGACTCCTTAACCACAGAGCTTGGCAAGCCGCATCTGTTGCTGCCGTGAACTCTGCCTCACAAGATGAAAGTGCCACCGTTTTCTGCTTCTGTGAGTTCCAAGACACCAAATTTTCATTAAAGTAGAAAGCCATTCCACTTGTGCTTTTTCTCCCATCGCGATCACCGGCTAGGTCACTGTCCGAATAGCCGAATGTACTAAATTCCTGGGGTCCCTTCACATAAGCAAGTCCAAAATGAATTGTGCCTCTCAAATACCTGAGAATCTGCTTAACCACCTTGTGATGCATTATTGTAGGCCTGTCCATGTATCTGCTTGCCATTCCAACTACGT comes from the Primulina huaijiensis isolate GDHJ02 chromosome 8, ASM1229523v2, whole genome shotgun sequence genome and includes:
- the LOC140982407 gene encoding leucoanthocyanidin dioxygenase isoform X1 — protein: MSPIPRVEILAGSGIESIPKEYVRPIEELKNIGDIFLQEKLSEGPQIPTIDLSSVNAMDEATRLKCHEELRAAAMQWGVMHLVNHGISEDIVNRVKVAGEEFFGLPMEEKEKYANDQASGNVQGYGSKLANNASGKLEWEDYFFHCIFPEDKRDMSIWPAKPADYVPAVTEYAKQLRGLATTILSVLSLGLKLEEHRLEKEVGGMEDLIMQKKINYYPICPQPELALGVEAHTDVSALTFILHNMVPGLQVFYQGNWVTAKCVPDSIIMHIGDTIEILSNGMYKSILHRGLVNKEKVRISWAIFCEPPKEKIILKPLPETISEAQPPLFPPRTFAEHIKHKLFKQGDDGAGHDQESKERIDLKLFEKGDEDAARDQESQEHRDLKLFKKGDEDAARDQQSEEKTK
- the LOC140982407 gene encoding leucoanthocyanidin dioxygenase isoform X2, producing the protein MSPIPRVEILAGSGIESIPKEYVRPIEELKNIGDIFLQEKLSEGPQIPTIDLSSVNAMDEATRLKCHEELRAAAMQWGVMHLVNHGISEDIVNRVKVAGEEFFGLPMEEKEKYANDQASGNVQGYGSKLANNASGKLEWEDYFFHCIFPEDKRDMSIWPAKPADYVPAVTEYAKQLRGLATTILSVLSLGLKLEEHRLEKEVGGMEDLIMQKKINYYPICPQPELALGVEAHTDVSALTFILHNMVPGLQVFYQGNWVTAKCVPDSIIMHIGDTIEILSNGMYKSILHRGLVNKEKVRISWAIFCEPPKEKIILKPLPETISEAQPPLFPPRTFAEHIKHKLFKQGDEDAARDQESQEHRDLKLFKKGDEDAARDQQSEEKTK